A window of the Pseudomonas furukawaii genome harbors these coding sequences:
- a CDS encoding Dps family protein codes for MEINIGIAEQDRAAIAEGLSRLLADTYTLYLKTHNFHWNVTGPMFNTLHLMFEGQYNELALAVDAIAERIRALGFPAPGTYAAYARLSSIKEEEGVPGAEDMIRQLVQGQEAVVRTARGIFPLLDKVSDEPTADLLTQRMQVHEKTAWMLRSLLAA; via the coding sequence ATGGAAATCAACATCGGAATCGCCGAGCAGGATCGCGCAGCCATTGCGGAGGGCCTGTCCCGTCTGCTGGCCGACACCTACACCCTCTATCTCAAGACCCACAACTTCCACTGGAACGTCACCGGCCCGATGTTCAACACCCTGCACCTGATGTTCGAAGGTCAGTACAACGAACTCGCCCTCGCCGTCGACGCCATCGCCGAGCGCATCCGCGCACTGGGCTTCCCGGCACCCGGCACCTACGCCGCATATGCGCGACTGTCGTCCATCAAGGAAGAGGAAGGCGTCCCCGGTGCCGAGGACATGATCCGCCAACTGGTCCAGGGCCAGGAGGCCGTGGTACGTACCGCGCGCGGCATCTTCCCGCTGCTCGACAAGGTCAGCGACGAACCCACAGCCGATCTGCTGACCCAGCGCATGCAGGTTCACGAAAAGACCGCCTGGATGCTCCGCAGCCTGCTGGCTGCCTGA
- a CDS encoding GGDEF domain-containing protein, whose amino-acid sequence MSQPPKPPSLLELYPEETREAAELLKQAVPHMVRHSIPPNPVHYALWYTYSKGMEPELNRRLDKITGDFDVFPPESAIKLFREYIIRGELEEARQGQQQVIELVDDIEGDVNRSVRGSESFQNSLAAGLAALHEPIIDDLPSVLNHLQESTQLMQEQQEQFLYRLRSAQSEIQHLRHQLERAQLAATLDGLTQVFNRHAFTRLLEQHLKGNRDGLALVMLDIDHFKQFNDQFGHPLGDRVLQHVGQLLRELLPPRAMAGRYGGEEFCVLLRDCKGLDVARAFAEQLRGKMQALRVKVRRTDQVLDTITASFGLALAEPGDTVESFITRADDALYQAKRNGRNQVHPPTSEPVLTA is encoded by the coding sequence ATGAGCCAGCCTCCGAAACCACCGTCGCTGCTTGAGCTTTACCCTGAAGAAACCCGTGAGGCAGCCGAACTGCTCAAGCAGGCCGTGCCGCACATGGTTCGCCACTCGATTCCACCGAACCCGGTCCACTACGCCCTCTGGTACACCTACAGCAAGGGCATGGAACCGGAGCTCAACCGTCGCCTGGACAAGATCACCGGCGACTTCGATGTGTTCCCGCCCGAGTCCGCCATCAAGCTGTTCCGTGAATACATCATTCGCGGCGAGCTGGAAGAAGCCCGCCAGGGCCAACAGCAAGTCATCGAGCTGGTGGACGACATCGAAGGCGACGTCAACCGCAGCGTCCGGGGCAGCGAGTCCTTTCAAAACAGCCTCGCGGCGGGCCTCGCCGCCCTGCACGAACCCATCATCGACGACCTCCCGAGCGTGCTGAACCATCTGCAGGAAAGCACCCAGCTGATGCAGGAACAGCAGGAGCAGTTCCTCTATCGCCTGCGTTCGGCGCAGTCGGAGATCCAGCACCTGCGTCATCAGCTGGAGCGCGCGCAATTGGCCGCCACGCTCGACGGCCTGACCCAGGTGTTCAACCGCCACGCCTTCACCCGGCTGCTGGAACAGCACCTCAAGGGCAACCGGGACGGCCTGGCGCTGGTCATGCTGGATATCGACCATTTCAAGCAGTTCAACGACCAGTTCGGTCACCCGCTGGGCGACCGCGTGCTTCAGCATGTAGGGCAATTGCTGCGGGAACTGCTACCCCCGCGCGCCATGGCCGGACGCTACGGCGGCGAGGAGTTCTGCGTACTGCTCCGCGACTGCAAGGGCCTGGATGTCGCGCGGGCCTTCGCCGAGCAACTGCGCGGCAAGATGCAGGCCCTGCGGGTGAAGGTCCGCCGTACCGACCAGGTACTGGACACCATTACCGCCAGCTTCGGCCTGGCACTCGCAGAACCGGGCGACACTGTCGAAAGCTTCATCACCCGAGCCGACGACGCGCTCTATCAAGCCAAGCGAAATGGGCGTAACCAGGTGCACCCTCCGACCTCCGAGCCGGTGCTAACCGCCTGA
- a CDS encoding cold-shock protein → MLKIVHLLTGAAALLLSFIPSLRAEALPYLQRPDALYLAFCGLLNLLLAPVVPAWPKGPRDLLQNLVSALLVLSVIAQTLVLLAPLPSLGGQPAVLASLLALVIAIALHLALNLRKATQAAPLPQDMSNRETGTVKWFNTSKGFGFISRDTGDDIFVHFRAIRGEGHRVLIEGQRVEFSVIQRDKGLQAEDVIAALPSGRR, encoded by the coding sequence ATACTGAAAATCGTCCATCTGTTGACGGGCGCTGCCGCTTTGTTGCTGTCGTTCATCCCCAGCCTGCGCGCTGAAGCCCTGCCTTACCTGCAACGACCCGATGCGCTCTACCTGGCATTCTGCGGCCTGCTGAACCTGCTGCTGGCCCCCGTGGTGCCCGCGTGGCCCAAAGGCCCCCGCGACCTGCTGCAGAACCTGGTCTCCGCCCTTCTGGTCCTGTCGGTCATCGCCCAGACCCTGGTCCTGCTGGCGCCCCTGCCCTCCCTGGGCGGACAACCCGCGGTCCTTGCCAGCCTCCTGGCGCTGGTCATCGCCATTGCCCTGCACCTGGCCCTGAACCTGCGCAAGGCCACCCAGGCAGCGCCTCTGCCCCAGGACATGTCCAACCGCGAAACGGGCACCGTGAAGTGGTTCAACACCTCCAAGGGCTTCGGCTTCATCTCCCGCGATACGGGTGACGACATCTTCGTCCACTTCCGCGCCATCCGTGGCGAAGGCCACCGCGTACTGATAGAGGGCCAACGCGTGGAGTTCTCGGTCATTCAACGCGACAAGGGCCTGCAGGCCGAGGACGTGATCGCCGCACTGCCCAGCGGCCGCCGCTGA
- a CDS encoding SlyX family protein has product MSLEMRIADLESRLAFQDDTIQALNDVLVEQQRMVERLQLQVAALAKRQEELLGQFGPVDDETPPPHY; this is encoded by the coding sequence ATGAGCCTTGAGATGCGCATAGCCGATCTGGAGAGTCGCCTGGCCTTCCAGGACGACACCATTCAGGCCCTCAATGATGTATTGGTGGAGCAGCAGCGGATGGTGGAGCGCCTGCAGTTGCAGGTCGCCGCGCTGGCCAAGCGCCAGGAGGAGTTGTTGGGTCAGTTCGGGCCAGTCGATGACGAAACACCACCGCCTCATTATTGA
- a CDS encoding HIT family protein → MFALDPRLQQDTLPIGDFPLCRLLLMNDSQYPWFILVPRCEEVSELFQLGVEDQRRLWEETTFLAETLKDTFGADKMNVASLGNVVSQLHMHVIVRRRSDVAWPAPVWGRQPAVAYSADEVSAIRAKLRMALTDDFTFVEG, encoded by the coding sequence ATGTTCGCACTGGACCCAAGACTTCAGCAGGACACCCTGCCCATCGGTGATTTTCCCCTGTGCCGGCTGCTGTTGATGAACGACTCACAATATCCCTGGTTCATTCTGGTGCCTCGCTGCGAGGAGGTCAGCGAACTGTTCCAGCTCGGCGTAGAGGATCAGCGGCGCCTTTGGGAGGAAACCACCTTCCTCGCTGAAACCCTCAAGGACACCTTCGGTGCCGACAAGATGAACGTCGCGAGCCTGGGAAATGTGGTGAGCCAACTGCACATGCATGTGATTGTGCGGCGTCGATCGGATGTAGCCTGGCCCGCTCCGGTTTGGGGGCGTCAACCAGCAGTGGCCTATTCGGCGGACGAGGTGTCGGCCATCCGTGCCAAGCTCCGCATGGCGCTCACTGACGATTTCACCTTCGTGGAGGGCTGA
- a CDS encoding OprD family porin has product MQVMKWSALALAVTAGTTQLAFASAQEESKGFIDDSSLTLLNKNYTFYRNFLNNPGGQNYRNEWAHGIMADYQSGYTQGTVGFGVDAHAMLGIKLNSGKGTAGTGLMPRGSDGRSQDDYSYAGGAVKARISNTEFKYGNLMPANPVFAVGTARLFPGSTEGFQILSSEIEGLNLEAGHFTSIRDGSASTDRNGRITLAYDFGAVVDAQNVDYLGGSYSLTDNVSVTVYGSEFQDVWRQYYGNLNYNIPFSDTQALNFDFNIYRTSDEGKSLAGEIDNTTWSLSAGYTIGAHKFTLAHQRVNGDEPFDYLSMDGQNAGDSIFLANSVQYSDFNAPNEKSWQVRYDLNMAEFGVPGLSFMTRYITGDDIDGTKMDPTGVYAGNFGGDDEKHWERDIEAKYVVQEGSAKDLSFRVRQATHRATSFDSDLDEVRLIVEYPLSIL; this is encoded by the coding sequence ATGCAAGTGATGAAGTGGAGCGCACTGGCTCTGGCCGTGACCGCCGGTACCACTCAGCTGGCTTTCGCCAGCGCCCAGGAAGAGTCCAAGGGCTTTATCGACGACAGCAGCCTTACTCTTCTGAACAAGAACTACACCTTCTACCGTAACTTCCTGAACAACCCCGGCGGCCAGAACTACCGCAACGAGTGGGCCCACGGCATCATGGCCGACTACCAGTCGGGCTACACTCAGGGCACCGTAGGTTTCGGCGTTGATGCCCATGCCATGCTGGGTATCAAACTGAACAGCGGTAAAGGCACCGCCGGTACCGGCCTGATGCCTCGTGGCAGCGACGGCCGCTCCCAGGATGACTACTCCTATGCAGGCGGCGCCGTAAAGGCTCGCATCTCTAACACCGAGTTCAAGTACGGCAACCTGATGCCGGCCAACCCGGTATTCGCAGTAGGTACCGCTCGCCTGTTCCCCGGCTCCACCGAAGGCTTCCAGATCCTGAGCAGCGAGATCGAAGGCCTGAACCTCGAAGCCGGTCACTTCACCTCCATTCGTGACGGCAGCGCCTCCACCGACCGTAACGGCCGCATCACCCTGGCCTATGACTTCGGCGCAGTCGTAGACGCCCAGAATGTCGACTACCTCGGCGGCAGCTACTCCCTGACCGACAACGTCAGCGTTACCGTCTACGGTTCCGAGTTCCAGGACGTTTGGCGCCAGTACTACGGCAACCTGAACTACAACATCCCGTTCAGTGACACCCAGGCCCTGAACTTCGACTTCAACATCTACCGCACCTCCGACGAAGGCAAGAGCCTCGCTGGCGAAATCGACAACACCACTTGGTCCCTGTCGGCTGGTTACACCATCGGTGCTCACAAGTTCACCCTGGCCCACCAGCGCGTGAACGGCGACGAGCCGTTCGACTACCTGTCGATGGACGGCCAGAACGCCGGCGACTCCATCTTCCTGGCCAACTCCGTGCAGTACTCCGACTTCAACGCCCCGAACGAGAAGTCCTGGCAGGTTCGCTACGACCTGAACATGGCTGAGTTCGGTGTTCCCGGCCTGAGCTTCATGACCCGCTACATCACCGGTGACGACATCGATGGCACCAAGATGGACCCGACCGGTGTCTACGCTGGCAACTTCGGCGGCGACGACGAGAAGCACTGGGAGCGCGACATCGAGGCCAAGTACGTGGTTCAGGAAGGCTCCGCCAAGGATCTGTCCTTCCGCGTGCGTCAGGCTACCCACCGTGCCACTTCCTTCGATTCCGACCTGGACGAAGTACGCCTGATCGTCGAGTACCCGCTGAGCATCCTGTAA
- a CDS encoding PaaI family thioesterase, whose translation MADDIDLRIERLDETGALARVPFQPRLVRPGGTLSGPTLMALADAAMYAVVLGRLGKVEMAVTSNLNINFLARPQPVDLLAEARILKLGRRQAVCEVSLYSADDRDNLVAHVTGTYALPIN comes from the coding sequence ATGGCGGACGATATCGACCTGCGGATCGAGCGGCTGGATGAAACCGGTGCGCTGGCGCGAGTCCCTTTCCAGCCCAGGCTGGTGCGCCCGGGAGGAACGCTTTCCGGTCCGACCCTGATGGCGCTGGCGGATGCGGCCATGTATGCGGTGGTGCTGGGCAGGCTGGGGAAAGTGGAGATGGCGGTGACGTCAAACTTGAATATCAACTTCCTGGCACGACCTCAGCCAGTGGATCTGCTGGCGGAAGCGAGAATACTCAAGTTGGGTCGGCGGCAGGCGGTCTGCGAGGTTTCACTTTATTCGGCGGATGACAGGGATAACCTTGTTGCCCATGTAACCGGGACTTATGCGTTGCCCATTAATTAG